From Pseudomonas vanderleydeniana, the proteins below share one genomic window:
- the tagH gene encoding type VI secretion system-associated FHA domain protein TagH, with protein MSLCLTITSYHKITPGQCPEKTLDKGVMAIGRSSENDWVLPDPERLVSSRHCVIQYKDGRYYLTDNSTNGVELVNAGIRLRRGNSEPLQDGEVIRIGEYEIRVRIDFDLQLASSPLSGVDASNSFEALMGRATAPIPSPPPASTPAAHFQGGSAMDTFPDLFDFLTPVSVPPATVPDHVPAQQHDFRPPTPVAPPAPVIPPLPEITSAPLVPPTATPGANMIPEDWDLFGDAPKAPVSQPAPIPVVIPEVVAPPPMALEPVPAPAPAPAPAPAPAPVAAPEPAPVAVPPPAAVAAPAPGEVPQANLLQAFLRGAGLDQLRLDTAQVEAQMEAVGRSYRLMVEGLIDVLRARSSLKGEFRMQQTMIRPVENNPLKFAPNADEALLLLLRHGNQAFMAPDQAIRDSFDDLRAHQLAVMAGVEAAIKHLLERFEPAELEARMSRPGGLSNLFGGSRQAQYWQQFTELYSRISREAEDDFQDLFGREFSRAYEEHSARLGRNR; from the coding sequence ATGTCGCTGTGCTTGACTATTACTAGTTATCACAAGATTACCCCTGGCCAATGTCCTGAAAAGACTCTGGACAAGGGAGTGATGGCAATTGGCCGTAGTTCGGAGAATGACTGGGTACTGCCTGATCCGGAACGGCTGGTTTCTTCACGACATTGCGTTATCCAATACAAGGACGGTCGCTACTATCTGACCGATAACAGCACCAACGGCGTTGAACTGGTCAATGCCGGTATTCGCCTGCGCCGGGGTAATAGCGAACCGTTGCAGGATGGCGAAGTTATCCGAATCGGCGAATACGAAATCCGTGTGCGCATCGACTTCGATCTGCAATTGGCCAGTTCGCCGTTGTCCGGTGTCGACGCCTCCAACAGTTTCGAAGCCCTGATGGGGCGCGCCACCGCGCCGATCCCGTCGCCACCGCCGGCGAGCACCCCGGCCGCGCATTTCCAGGGTGGCTCGGCGATGGATACCTTCCCCGACCTGTTCGATTTCCTGACGCCGGTGAGCGTGCCGCCGGCGACCGTGCCGGATCATGTCCCGGCGCAGCAGCATGATTTTCGTCCGCCGACGCCGGTGGCTCCGCCTGCGCCGGTGATCCCGCCGCTGCCGGAGATCACCTCGGCCCCGCTGGTTCCGCCGACGGCCACGCCTGGTGCGAACATGATCCCGGAGGACTGGGACCTGTTCGGCGACGCGCCGAAAGCGCCGGTCAGTCAGCCGGCACCGATCCCGGTGGTGATTCCCGAGGTGGTTGCGCCGCCACCGATGGCGCTGGAGCCTGTGCCAGCTCCAGCTCCAGCTCCAGCTCCAGCTCCAGCTCCAGCTCCAGTCGCCGCGCCTGAACCTGCTCCTGTAGCAGTTCCACCGCCGGCCGCAGTGGCTGCCCCGGCTCCCGGCGAGGTGCCGCAGGCCAACCTGCTGCAGGCCTTCCTGCGCGGTGCCGGGCTCGACCAGTTGCGGCTCGACACCGCCCAGGTGGAAGCGCAGATGGAAGCGGTCGGGCGCAGCTACCGGCTGATGGTCGAGGGTCTGATCGATGTCCTGCGTGCCCGCAGCAGCCTCAAGGGCGAGTTCCGCATGCAGCAGACCATGATCCGGCCGGTGGAGAACAACCCGCTGAAATTCGCCCCGAATGCCGATGAGGCGCTGCTGCTCCTGCTGCGTCACGGCAACCAGGCGTTCATGGCGCCGGACCAGGCGATCCGCGACAGCTTCGATGACCTGCGGGCGCACCAGCTGGCGGTCATGGCGGGCGTGGAAGCGGCGATCAAGCACTTGCTCGAACGTTTCGAGCCGGCCGAGCTGGAGGCGCGCATGAGTCGCCCGGGCGGCCTGTCGAACCTGTTCGGCGGTTCTCGCCAGGCACAGTACTGGCAGCAGTTCACCGAGCTGTACTCGCGGATTTCCCGTGAGGCCGAGGATGATTTCCAGGACCTGTTCGGGCGCGAGTTCAGCCGGGCGTACGAGGAGCACAGCGCCCGGCTGGGCAGGAACCGGTAG
- a CDS encoding DotU family type VI secretion system protein, with protein sequence MHSNEDPLGQPAPVPNDRTQFMPRPGGREPQAAPRAEPAAPLSMPAAPLPIGQSQGLNPLESAAGPLLALLTRLRNTIAHPAPASLRAQLLGYLRQFEERAEAAGVARNEVLLARYALCTALDEAVLSTPWGSASEWGKQSLLITVHNEAWGGEKVFQLLEHCLQSPRERLYLLELLYLCMCLGFEGRYRVMNDGRSQLESLRERTAATIRSARGEYERELSPRWRGLTVARDRLSQFMPPWVGVAIGLALLLALLFGLRMKLASDAEPVFKNIHALGEIPVQTIDRPVIQPKVVERPRLAGFLAEEIKAGKVAVEDKVDRSVVTIRGDELFASGSSSIVDDFQPLMLRIADAIRKVKGQVRVTGHSDNRPIATLRFPSNWALSQARAEQVLQILAAKTGQPERFSAEGRSDTEPLASNATAEGRAKNRRVEITVFAEGVE encoded by the coding sequence ATGCACTCCAATGAAGATCCGCTGGGCCAGCCAGCCCCGGTACCCAACGACCGTACCCAGTTCATGCCGCGCCCCGGTGGCCGCGAGCCCCAGGCCGCGCCCCGGGCCGAACCGGCGGCGCCGCTGTCGATGCCGGCCGCGCCGTTGCCGATCGGCCAGTCGCAGGGCCTGAACCCGTTGGAAAGCGCCGCAGGCCCGCTGCTGGCGTTGCTTACCCGGTTGCGCAACACCATCGCTCATCCGGCACCGGCCAGCCTGCGCGCGCAGTTGCTGGGTTACCTGCGCCAGTTCGAGGAGCGCGCCGAGGCCGCCGGCGTGGCTCGCAACGAAGTGCTGCTGGCGCGTTATGCGCTGTGTACCGCTCTCGACGAGGCGGTGCTCAGCACGCCGTGGGGCAGTGCCAGCGAGTGGGGCAAGCAGAGCCTGCTGATCACCGTGCACAACGAGGCCTGGGGCGGCGAAAAGGTGTTCCAGTTGCTCGAGCACTGCCTGCAGAGTCCACGCGAGCGCCTGTACCTGCTGGAGCTTTTGTACCTGTGCATGTGCCTGGGCTTTGAAGGCCGCTACCGGGTCATGAACGACGGCCGCAGCCAGCTGGAATCGCTGCGTGAGCGCACCGCCGCGACCATCCGCAGCGCCCGTGGCGAGTACGAGCGCGAGCTGTCGCCGCGCTGGCGCGGCCTGACCGTGGCTCGTGACCGCCTCAGCCAGTTCATGCCGCCCTGGGTCGGCGTGGCGATCGGCCTGGCGTTGCTGCTGGCCCTGCTGTTCGGCCTGCGCATGAAGCTGGCCTCCGACGCCGAGCCGGTGTTCAAGAACATCCACGCCCTGGGCGAAATCCCGGTGCAGACCATCGACCGGCCGGTGATTCAGCCCAAAGTGGTGGAGCGGCCACGCCTGGCCGGTTTCCTCGCCGAGGAGATCAAGGCCGGCAAGGTCGCGGTCGAGGACAAGGTCGACCGTTCGGTGGTGACCATCCGCGGTGACGAACTGTTCGCCTCGGGCAGCTCCAGCATCGTCGACGACTTCCAGCCGCTGATGCTGCGCATCGCCGACGCCATTCGCAAGGTCAAGGGCCAGGTGCGGGTCACCGGCCACAGTGACAACCGTCCGATCGCCACCCTGCGTTTCCCGTCGAACTGGGCGCTGTCCCAGGCGCGTGCCGAGCAGGTGTTGCAGATTCTCGCGGCCAAGACCGGCCAGCCCGAGCGCTTCAGTGCCGAAGGGCGCAGCGACACCGAGCCGCTGGCGTCGAACGCCACGGCCGAGGGCCGGGCGAAGAACCGTCGGGTGGAAATCACAGTCTTTGCGGAGGGAGTCGAGTGA
- the tssK gene encoding type VI secretion system baseplate subunit TssK has translation MSWNNRVVWSEGMFIGTQHFQQHDRYLENLIDARSRPLSAGAWGFSELLIDQGLLAQGKLAIVSAKGLLPDGTPFNIPHDDLAPSPLSIEDSLRDGVIYLALPLKRAGARDTVDEGEELGGARYLSQVREVRDDNAPFENRAPVAVGSRALRLLTEGDGLSDYAAIGLVRIKEKRADRALVLDESYIPPVLDVAASKPLAAFRSELLGLLHQRGEALAGRVVASGAGGASEIADFMLLQLVNRAEPLVSHLSQLSPLHPERFYSELVSLAGEFSTFSQSGRRPAEYPQYQHDALALSFAPVMQALREALSMLIDSKATPIPIVEKAYGIHVAMLADRTLIDNASFILVVRADIPSETLRGRFAQQSKIGSVEHIRDLVNLQLPGIGLLPLPVAPRQIPFHAGSTYYELDRGSEHWKQLMHSGGFAFHVAGEFPGLNLAFWAIRG, from the coding sequence ATGTCCTGGAACAATCGAGTGGTCTGGTCGGAAGGCATGTTCATTGGAACGCAGCACTTCCAGCAGCATGACCGTTACCTGGAAAACCTCATCGATGCCCGCAGCCGTCCGCTGTCTGCCGGGGCCTGGGGTTTCTCCGAACTGTTGATCGACCAGGGCCTGCTGGCCCAGGGCAAGCTGGCCATCGTGTCCGCCAAGGGGCTGCTGCCGGACGGTACGCCGTTCAACATCCCCCACGACGACCTGGCGCCGAGCCCGCTGAGCATCGAGGACAGCCTGCGTGACGGCGTGATCTATCTGGCACTGCCGCTCAAGCGCGCCGGTGCCCGCGACACCGTGGACGAGGGCGAGGAGCTGGGCGGGGCACGTTACCTGAGCCAGGTGCGTGAGGTGCGTGACGACAACGCGCCGTTCGAGAACCGTGCACCGGTGGCCGTCGGTTCCCGCGCGCTGCGCCTGCTGACCGAAGGGGATGGCCTGAGCGATTACGCCGCCATCGGCCTGGTGCGGATCAAGGAAAAACGCGCCGATCGCGCGCTGGTGCTGGACGAGAGCTACATCCCGCCGGTGCTCGACGTGGCCGCGAGCAAACCGCTGGCGGCGTTCCGCAGCGAGCTGCTGGGCCTGCTGCACCAGCGTGGCGAAGCCCTCGCCGGGCGGGTGGTGGCCTCGGGCGCCGGGGGGGCCTCGGAAATCGCCGACTTCATGCTGCTGCAACTGGTCAACCGTGCCGAGCCGCTGGTCAGCCACCTGAGCCAGCTGAGCCCGCTGCACCCGGAGCGCTTCTACAGCGAGCTGGTGAGCCTGGCCGGTGAGTTTTCCACCTTTTCCCAGAGCGGCCGGCGCCCGGCCGAATACCCGCAGTACCAGCATGATGCCCTGGCGCTGAGTTTCGCGCCGGTCATGCAGGCGCTACGCGAGGCGCTGTCGATGCTGATCGACAGCAAGGCGACACCGATCCCGATCGTGGAAAAGGCCTATGGCATCCATGTGGCGATGCTGGCCGACCGGACGCTGATCGACAACGCCAGCTTCATCCTGGTGGTGCGTGCCGATATCCCCAGCGAGACCCTGCGCGGGCGCTTCGCCCAGCAGAGCAAGATCGGCTCGGTGGAACACATCCGCGACCTGGTCAACCTGCAACTGCCGGGCATCGGCCTGCTGCCGTTGCCGGTGGCGCCACGGCAGATCCCGTTCCATGCCGGCTCCACCTACTACGAACTCGATCGTGGCAGCGAGCACTGGAAGCAACTGATGCACTCCGGCGGCTTCGCGTTCCACGTTGCCGGGGAGTTCCCGGGGTTGAACCTGGCTTTCTGGGCCATCCGAGGATAA
- the tssA gene encoding type VI secretion system protein TssA: protein MDLPLLLAAVSANSPCGEDLEYDAQFLQLERDAMGKPERIMGDSVQPAEPPAWRVIEQSSTALLQRSKDLRITHFLTQSSLALEGFAGLRDALELIHQLLQQYWGELYPQLDADDDNDPTVRVNALSGLACDTNVRLLRESILTRSRAFGTVTLRAALNASGLLSFPDESLSPDELSGALRDTDPDELDAVRNAITESRSSLDAIERYVSEQVGSAQGVDLSPLRQQLKLALQVFAEYAPGGAAPAVDDADSSAETGESPSADVPAVAALRASGEIGNRDDVLRSLDRILAYYTRHEPSSPLPVLLNRAKNLVHADFEAIVRNLIPDGMSQFENLRGPEGE from the coding sequence CTGGACCTGCCGTTGTTGCTTGCTGCTGTTTCCGCGAATTCGCCCTGCGGCGAAGATCTGGAATATGACGCGCAATTCCTGCAACTGGAACGTGATGCCATGGGCAAGCCCGAGCGTATCATGGGCGACTCCGTGCAACCGGCAGAACCTCCCGCCTGGCGTGTCATCGAGCAATCGAGCACGGCCCTGCTGCAACGCAGCAAGGACCTGCGCATCACCCATTTCCTGACGCAAAGCAGCCTGGCCCTCGAAGGCTTCGCCGGCCTGCGCGATGCACTCGAGCTGATTCACCAGTTGCTCCAGCAATACTGGGGCGAACTCTATCCCCAGCTCGACGCCGATGACGACAATGACCCCACCGTACGGGTCAACGCCTTGTCGGGCCTGGCTTGCGATACCAACGTGCGCCTGCTGCGCGAAAGCATCCTGACCCGCTCGCGGGCCTTCGGCACCGTGACCCTGCGTGCCGCGCTCAACGCCAGCGGTCTGCTGAGCTTTCCCGACGAGAGCCTGAGCCCCGACGAACTGAGCGGCGCCCTGCGCGACACCGACCCGGATGAGCTGGACGCGGTACGCAACGCCATCACCGAGTCGCGCAGCAGCCTCGACGCCATCGAGCGCTACGTCTCCGAACAGGTCGGTTCGGCCCAGGGTGTCGACCTGAGCCCCCTGCGCCAACAGCTCAAGCTGGCGCTGCAGGTGTTCGCCGAATACGCCCCGGGCGGTGCCGCCCCGGCCGTGGACGATGCCGACAGCAGCGCCGAGACCGGCGAATCCCCGTCGGCGGACGTTCCGGCCGTCGCGGCGCTACGCGCCAGCGGCGAGATCGGCAACCGCGACGACGTGTTGCGCAGCCTCGACCGGATCCTCGCCTACTACACCCGCCACGAGCCTTCGAGCCCGCTGCCAGTGCTGTTGAACCGGGCGAAGAACCTGGTCCACGCCGACTTCGAGGCGATCGTGCGCAATTTGATCCCGGATGGCATGTCCCAGTTTGAAAACCTGCGCGGTCCCGAAGGCGAATAA
- the tssM gene encoding type VI secretion system membrane subunit TssM codes for MKAFFGFVIRWVIPVLGLIALSLIIWFVGPLLEVLVPEGRRWALIILIFAIWIAYRVFRLIQARRQAAKVMQSLAADTPPDAASVATAEELATLRQRMDEALALLKKARLGGDERRNLYELPWYVIIGPPGSGKTTALVNSGLHFPLAAQLGAGAIRGVGGTRNCDWWFTDEAVLLDTAGRYTTQDSHAQVDKAAWLGFLDLLKNQRSRRPIDGAFIAISLSDLLLGTDAERAAHAAAIRARIQELYTQLGVRFPIYLMLTKLDLVPGFMEFFDSLSKEERAQVWGTTFTLDDGKHAESPLVHFKGEFAALEQRLNERLVERLQQERDPARRDLIYGFPQQFGALRECLQSFLDGVFKPNAYEDRALLRGVYFTSGTQEGSPIDRLIGAMAQSMSLDRQHLARQSGTGRSYFIEKLFTAVAFAERGLVGVNPKVERRRKWLARGVLAATVAVVLLVSTLWLISYKANQAYIAQVDQKVAPLGQSVQNLSPAQRDVLAVLPLLNAVRHLAGDAPGWSEGLGLYQGDMLEAESASVYRKLLIAVFAPRLVTRVEEQLRSGGSSDFLYEGLKAYLMLADNEHYDPEFIKAWIALDWDHNLPRDLPPDQRLALGEHLKALFDRHPPNARLDERLIDDLRRQLQQLPVAQRVYDRVKRQKLPAGVSDFRISDAAGRDAALVFSRKSGKPLSEPLSGFFTAKGYREAFLLASLNQAGTLAEEQWVLGRDQGEQQNVASLAADVRRLYFQDYLRQWDALLADIDFVPITSVAQAADVLRVISGPTSPLKKLLVAVAKETDLQQEERLLAAQGKKVDSGVDQIKQRLGSMLGQEQPASDAPVAPEDPVSAHFAELNALVSKGEGEPAAIDGLLADMNALYVQVSAMVGASGDALLGEAKNQAAGAAARVSLNAERQPPLVQGLVKSVVGSTTNSMMGGVRNQLNAAWVSEVVNVYRQSLSGRYPLSPGSARDATLDDFGQFFGVGGVMDNYFRKYLQPYVDTSTPTWRWQPGAAQKLGISPGVLQTFQRAAAIRDAFFRSGGTQPIVRFELKPVAMDASITQFLLDLDGQQVSYDHGPSRPVAMQWPNPGSIGVVRLSISPPSATGRSGVTLDGPWAWFRLLEQSDLVAGNSPDRFNLRLRVDGASISYELRANSAFNPFKSRVLNGFSLPEHL; via the coding sequence GTGAAGGCTTTTTTCGGTTTTGTCATTCGCTGGGTGATCCCGGTGCTGGGGCTGATCGCCCTGAGCCTGATCATCTGGTTCGTCGGCCCGCTGCTCGAAGTGTTGGTGCCCGAAGGCCGGCGCTGGGCACTGATCATCCTGATCTTCGCGATCTGGATCGCCTATCGCGTGTTCCGCCTGATCCAGGCCCGCCGCCAGGCGGCGAAGGTCATGCAGAGCCTGGCCGCGGATACGCCGCCGGACGCGGCCAGCGTCGCCACCGCCGAAGAGCTGGCGACCCTGCGCCAACGCATGGACGAGGCCCTGGCCCTGCTGAAGAAGGCCCGGCTCGGTGGCGACGAGCGCCGCAACCTGTACGAACTGCCGTGGTACGTGATCATCGGCCCACCCGGCTCGGGCAAGACCACGGCGCTGGTCAACTCCGGCCTGCATTTCCCGCTCGCCGCCCAACTGGGCGCCGGGGCGATCCGTGGTGTCGGCGGTACCCGTAACTGCGACTGGTGGTTCACCGACGAGGCCGTGCTGCTCGATACCGCCGGCCGCTACACCACCCAGGACAGCCATGCCCAGGTGGACAAGGCCGCCTGGCTGGGCTTCCTCGACCTGCTCAAGAACCAGCGTTCGCGCCGGCCGATCGACGGTGCCTTCATCGCCATCAGCCTGTCCGACCTGCTGCTGGGTACCGACGCCGAGCGCGCGGCCCATGCCGCGGCGATCCGTGCGCGGATCCAGGAGCTGTACACCCAGCTCGGCGTGCGTTTCCCGATCTACCTGATGTTGACCAAGCTCGACCTGGTGCCGGGCTTCATGGAGTTCTTCGACTCCCTGAGCAAGGAAGAACGGGCGCAGGTCTGGGGCACCACCTTTACCCTGGACGACGGCAAGCACGCCGAAAGCCCGCTGGTGCACTTCAAGGGCGAGTTCGCCGCACTGGAGCAGCGGCTCAACGAGCGCCTGGTGGAACGCCTGCAGCAGGAGCGCGACCCGGCTCGGCGCGACCTGATCTACGGTTTCCCGCAGCAGTTCGGCGCGCTGCGCGAGTGCCTGCAAAGCTTCCTCGACGGCGTGTTCAAGCCCAATGCCTATGAAGACCGGGCGCTGCTGCGTGGCGTGTACTTCACCAGTGGTACCCAGGAAGGCAGCCCGATCGACCGGTTGATCGGTGCCATGGCCCAGAGCATGAGCCTGGACCGCCAGCACCTGGCCCGCCAGAGCGGCACCGGGCGCAGCTACTTCATCGAGAAACTGTTCACCGCGGTGGCCTTTGCCGAGCGTGGCCTGGTCGGGGTCAACCCCAAGGTCGAGCGGCGACGCAAGTGGCTGGCTCGCGGCGTGCTGGCGGCAACGGTGGCGGTGGTGCTGCTGGTCAGCACCCTGTGGCTGATCAGCTACAAGGCCAACCAGGCCTATATCGCCCAAGTCGACCAGAAGGTCGCGCCGCTGGGCCAGAGTGTGCAGAACCTCAGCCCGGCGCAACGCGACGTGCTGGCGGTGCTGCCGCTGCTCAATGCGGTCAGGCACCTGGCCGGCGATGCGCCGGGCTGGTCCGAGGGCCTGGGGCTGTACCAGGGCGACATGCTCGAAGCCGAGTCCGCCAGCGTCTATCGCAAGCTGCTGATCGCGGTGTTTGCCCCGCGGCTGGTGACCCGTGTCGAGGAGCAGCTGCGCAGTGGTGGCAGCTCGGACTTCCTCTACGAAGGCCTGAAGGCCTACCTGATGCTGGCCGACAACGAGCACTACGATCCGGAGTTCATCAAGGCCTGGATCGCCCTCGACTGGGACCACAACCTGCCGCGCGACCTGCCACCGGATCAGCGCCTGGCCCTGGGCGAGCACCTCAAGGCCCTGTTCGACCGGCATCCGCCCAATGCCCGGCTGGATGAGCGGCTGATCGACGACCTGCGCCGGCAATTGCAGCAACTGCCGGTGGCACAGCGCGTCTACGACCGGGTCAAGCGCCAGAAGCTGCCGGCCGGGGTCAGCGACTTCCGCATCAGCGACGCCGCCGGCCGCGATGCCGCGCTGGTGTTCAGCCGCAAGAGCGGCAAGCCGCTGAGCGAACCCCTGAGCGGCTTCTTCACCGCCAAGGGCTATCGCGAGGCGTTCCTGCTGGCGAGCCTGAACCAGGCCGGAACCCTGGCTGAAGAACAGTGGGTGCTGGGCCGCGACCAGGGCGAGCAGCAGAACGTCGCCAGCCTCGCGGCGGATGTGCGCCGGCTGTACTTCCAGGATTACCTGCGGCAATGGGATGCGCTGCTGGCCGACATCGACTTCGTGCCGATCACCAGCGTGGCCCAGGCGGCCGACGTACTGCGGGTGATTTCCGGGCCAACTTCGCCGCTGAAGAAGCTGCTGGTGGCGGTCGCCAAGGAAACCGACCTGCAGCAGGAAGAGCGCCTGCTGGCGGCCCAGGGCAAGAAGGTCGACAGCGGTGTCGACCAGATCAAGCAGCGCCTGGGTTCGATGCTCGGCCAGGAACAGCCGGCCAGTGACGCCCCGGTGGCGCCGGAAGATCCCGTCAGCGCGCACTTTGCCGAACTCAATGCCCTGGTCAGCAAGGGTGAAGGCGAGCCAGCGGCCATCGATGGCCTGCTGGCGGACATGAATGCCTTGTATGTGCAGGTCAGCGCCATGGTCGGCGCCAGCGGTGACGCCCTGCTTGGCGAGGCCAAGAACCAGGCCGCTGGTGCCGCCGCCCGTGTCAGCCTGAATGCCGAGCGGCAGCCGCCACTGGTCCAGGGCCTGGTCAAGTCGGTGGTCGGCTCGACCACCAACAGCATGATGGGCGGGGTGCGCAACCAACTGAACGCGGCCTGGGTCAGCGAGGTGGTGAACGTCTACCGGCAGTCCCTCAGCGGCCGTTATCCGCTGTCTCCCGGCAGTGCCCGGGACGCGACCCTCGACGACTTCGGCCAGTTCTTCGGCGTCGGCGGGGTGATGGACAACTACTTCCGCAAGTACCTGCAACCCTACGTCGACACCTCGACGCCGACCTGGCGCTGGCAGCCGGGTGCGGCGCAGAAACTGGGCATCTCGCCGGGGGTGCTGCAGACCTTCCAGCGCGCCGCGGCGATTCGTGATGCGTTCTTCCGCTCCGGTGGTACCCAGCCGATCGTGCGTTTCGAACTCAAGCCGGTGGCGATGGATGCCTCGATCACCCAGTTCCTGCTCGACCTCGACGGCCAGCAGGTCAGCTATGACCACGGCCCGAGCCGGCCCGTGGCGATGCAGTGGCCGAATCCGGGCAGCATCGGCGTGGTGCGCCTGTCGATCTCGCCGCCGTCGGCCACCGGCCGTTCCGGCGTGACCCTGGACGGTCCGTGGGCCTGGTTCCGCCTGCTGGAGCAATCGGACCTGGTCGCAGGCAACTCGCCGGACCGCTTCAACCTGCGCCTGCGGGTCGATGGTGCGAGCATTTCCTACGAACTGCGCGCGAACAGTGCCTTCAACCCATTCAAGAGCCGCGTACTCAACGGCTTCAGCCTGCCGGAGCATCTATGA
- the tssB gene encoding type VI secretion system contractile sheath small subunit: MAKQSSQKFIARNRAPRVQIEYDVELYGAEKKVQLPFVMGVLADLAGKPAEPLPAVADRKFLEIDVDNFDSRLKAMKPRVAFNVPNELTGEGNLSLDITFESMDDFSPAAVARKVDSLNKLLEARTQLANLLTYMDGKTGAEDIIMKAIKDPALLQALASAPKPQDSEPSA; encoded by the coding sequence GTGGCGAAGCAAAGTTCTCAGAAATTCATCGCGCGCAATCGCGCGCCACGGGTCCAGATCGAGTACGACGTGGAACTCTACGGCGCCGAGAAAAAGGTCCAGTTGCCTTTCGTGATGGGCGTGCTGGCCGACCTGGCCGGCAAACCCGCCGAGCCACTGCCTGCCGTCGCCGACCGCAAGTTCCTGGAGATCGACGTCGACAACTTCGACTCGCGCCTCAAGGCCATGAAGCCGCGTGTCGCGTTCAACGTACCGAACGAACTGACCGGTGAAGGCAACCTGAGCCTGGACATCACCTTCGAAAGCATGGACGACTTCAGCCCTGCCGCCGTGGCACGCAAGGTCGACTCGCTGAACAAGCTGCTCGAGGCACGGACCCAGCTGGCCAACCTGCTGACCTACATGGACGGCAAGACCGGTGCCGAAGACATCATCATGAAGGCCATCAAGGATCCGGCGCTGCTCCAGGCCCTGGCCAGTGCGCCAAAGCCCCAGGACTCCGAGCCCAGCGCTTAA
- the tssJ gene encoding type VI secretion system lipoprotein TssJ, with translation MIHRVLLAAAMALLLNACSKDAAAPAPADEPAADSATAVLNFHAISGLNPGANGAPAPVRVRIFELKNTANFNRADYFALAERAQATLGADLIDQDEVLVQPGQQLSVERPLNPATRHVGLVVGYREIDQALWRSVLSVQPRQVTDYQISLDVRAVRSAVEGSAP, from the coding sequence ATGATTCACCGAGTTTTACTGGCAGCGGCCATGGCGCTGCTGCTCAACGCTTGCAGCAAGGATGCGGCCGCGCCAGCGCCTGCCGACGAGCCGGCGGCCGACAGCGCTACCGCGGTCCTGAACTTTCACGCCATCAGCGGTCTGAACCCCGGCGCCAACGGTGCACCGGCTCCGGTCCGGGTGCGCATTTTCGAATTGAAGAACACCGCCAACTTCAATCGTGCCGACTACTTCGCCCTGGCCGAACGGGCTCAGGCGACCCTCGGCGCCGACCTGATCGACCAGGACGAAGTGCTGGTCCAGCCCGGCCAGCAGTTGAGCGTCGAGCGGCCGCTCAACCCCGCGACCCGTCATGTCGGGCTGGTGGTGGGCTATCGCGAGATCGACCAGGCGTTGTGGCGCAGCGTGCTCAGCGTCCAGCCCCGGCAGGTCACCGACTATCAGATCAGCCTCGATGTGCGTGCCGTGCGCAGCGCCGTCGAAGGCTCCGCCCCATAG